From Solanum lycopersicum chromosome 4, SLM_r2.1:
aataggaaaagaaaaaacatgtaACATGAAACTCGAAATGACCATTAGGATCACTACAACTTTATGGAGAAAATACTCACTTAAATTAGTGATAGTAACATCTAAGAAATCATTAAATCACAACTCTGTGTGGGTACGATATCTGACTCACTAATCACTATGTTACTTGGTGATCACGCACACTTGCCTATACGTTTGAGAGCAGCGCACATCTACGTGCCTAGAATCTACTTGTGGAATTACATTgagtatattattttgtttcaagAGCCAATTATAATGTCCAATATTACTTTTCTATATTTGCCTGTAAACCAAAAACCTGTACAAAGTCAAAAAGGAAACTTATTCACAGCCAATTCATGAAAAACAAGTAATCATCTATAAGAAGAAAAGAATACTTACCTTTCATGCAAAGATACTTTAACTTTGCTCCTTCAATCACCTTTTCCCTAACAAAATGAATGTTTCTTTAAATAGGTATTAATCAGATATTCACTGTTGAAATAGTTCCAAATTAAGCATATGAGGTaagggaaaaaaaaacattatgctatttttcttcttctatgttTTCTGCCTTTTAAACTACCTATAATCTTCGAGAATATAATAGGTAGGAGTGTGGTGTCTTGACGTACGTGCATATATACTAGTAGTCATAGTATTACTATTCTAATTTTTTGTCCCTCAGTTTCTGTTACTATCGATTATTTCTTGTACTTCGAGTATCGGTTAAATCCTTTCGTTTAATTCCCCTTACAATTTCTTTTAGGGTGAGTTTCTCTGTTGCAGGGGAAGAAAATGAACAGTAGAGACAGAGGAATACCAGCCCAGAGAACACAAATGTCCAAAGGTGGTATAagcttttcacaaaacatatttttataaccGAGAAATTTCCGAGAGCTAGTGGGACACGATTCAAAACTCGATGAATAATCATGCGAGACGTGTTCCCACAGGCTCTTCAGAAAGTATAGTGACTTttttgtatattctttttctctctGGCAGAGACGAAAAGAACCGTTAGCTGGTTAGAAAGACAGTTTACGACAAAAGCCAGTCGAGATTATGATTCCAGTAATAGTGTTGATTACCCAACTGCAGTAGCTGTAGCTGCATTTGTTGTAAAATCAATTGAAGACAAGAGTAACAAGGACCAAACAAAGACAAACATTGGAGCTGATAAACCTTTAAGCAATATTAAGAGTAAAGCAAATGATATAATTGAGAGACCTGAAAAGTCCACAGGTCAGGCCGACCTCTCTATAACAATCATCCTATATAATAACATTTCACTATACGTAGAAGGTTTTCTTTTAgtatattatatgttttctaTAACAGTATTTCGCTATAGCAACTGAACATTTAGCAGCAATTGAGTTAATGTCATTGCATTCAGAGTCGTTAAAGCCTTTAGCCGCATTTATATGTTGTAGTGTTTACTCATTTCCTCCATATTTATAATCAGCTGTGAAAGCTGCAAAATCGAGTTCAAAAGTTGCAGACAAAAATGTTGTAATACGAACAGCTACGTTGAATCAAGAACCACTCAACTCCACGCGATCCCTTAAGCAGAGTGCAACCTTTGAGGATAACAGAAAGAACTCCACATTTAAGAACATCGACATTGCATCTGCCAAAACGCCAATTAGACTATCGATGTCTCAAAAAGAGATGACGAAAGGAACAACTACTACGACAAATCATGTAGTTGTAAATTCTAAAGCAAATATTTGGGAGAATGAAGAGATGAAGAAGATCAAAGAACGGTACGAAGTTGTACTGAATTTTTGTATGATTGAAATTGGAAAACACAAATTGTTGTCATCTAACTACAAAGAGATTTTCAGGTATGAGAAGCAACATTATGTGATACTTGATTGGGAgactaagaagaagaaaaagtcgAAACGACACTTGGAGCAAATTGAGGTTGATtctaatttctcttttttaatcTGATAACGAAAACAAGTCTCTCTACCCTCCTCAAACTCCATTTTATGAGATTTCACTGAATTTGTTATTCGTTTGCTTAGTACATAACAAATGAAATTACAGGCAAAATTAGATAGACGAAGGGCGATGACAAAGCAAAGTTTCTACAACGATATTGAAAGGATCGAAAAGATAGCAGGAGGAGCCAAAGCAAAAGCAgaacaaaatcaagaaaaagaagagcaTAAGGTGAAGGAGAGAGCAAATAAAATCAGATCAACTGGGAAAATGCCAGCAACATGTTTGTGCTTTTAAGCTAAGATCGATTACACGAAAGAACGTAAATATTGTACAAACAACATCAACATTTGGAAGATCTTTCAAACTTGTATGGAAGCATAAGTCCTAGAGAATAAACGTTTATCGCAACAGAATGtaaaaacaaactaaatatAGTTTTCGATTGTTGAAGCATGACATTTATCGTCTCATCTTAAATTTGAAGTTGTTAATTAGAACACACTATTTACTTACTTAATTATGTCTTCGACACTTGATATACTGGATATTCCAAATTTCACCTGTGAATGAAATTACAGgttaattaatgaattataatattttttacgatCTAATTACAAACAAGCAAAAGTACTCCCAAAATATAGAGTATATTGTGTAATATACATACCAAATGAAATCTCTTCAAATCTAGCATGGAAGccatcaaacaaataaatatatgtgtTGTCTATATTATAATTACACGTAGCATGACAGATAAGACACAAAATTATTAGATAAAATAATACATTGAGcaaatatatctatttttattcgattttatacaattttaataccGAATCAAAACAAGATTAGACGAAGGTTCtctaaaacaaatttattttcattaattggCTTAACACAAGTGGCAATGAAGCCTAGCCACACAAAATACAAATCACATTTATCCaacataaaaatagaattttcagCGCAAAATTAAACAGTTCAATGCTTCTTCAAAAAATCTCCGGCCATCTTCAGATAATCTCCTTTTTTACCAGATTCCGACGACTGACTCCCATCGGAATCTTTCTTCAAAAGTCCTTCCGCCATTTTAATATACTCGCCATATCCACTTCctgatttttcatgttttccTCCACTTGTATGCCCCGATGACTGCGTATGTGCAGTCGCCGCGGCGGTAGCGGTGGTTGTTGAATGATGAGAAGTTTCGTATTTATGGAGATAAGTCTCTGCTTTTCCGACGAATTTCCCGATCCCTGTCTCTTCTAGTTTACCGTACTGTGAAGCGGCGTTGAGGAGGTCAGCGGCAGCTCCGGCGAGCTCCGATTTCTCAAATTGTTTTGGATCGTGATGGAGTTTTGCTTTGGCGGCGTCAGCTACTAGCTTGGCGCTGGACATCAGCTCAGATTTAGATGGCTTCGGGTGGCTGTTGGGCTTATGGGTCGATGAATGACCCGATCCGGATGTGCTCTTGGCTCGTGTTGGATCCATAGAATGAACTAGTATCTTtcgattaataaaataattgaagtgCGAACGaattgattatatatatgaGGAAATTTGTTGGTTATTGATGAATGAACAATGGTATCGctaatgtaaatatttataaagagGTGATTTTTATAGGTATTAAATTGTTTAAGCGAACAAAagtgttaatattattataattttgcaATTTTTGGTTGTTGTACAAGTCAACACGTTATGGTGTAACAGGCTTAAACGAGTAGACAACTCATGTGTGTTATCCGTGTACCAAAATCAGAGgaaacaaattatatttttaccaaTTTCTTCTTAGTTGTAATAGTAAGACAACGGGTGCACTATCAACGATTAATACATATTAATTAAAGAATAAGTTACTTATTATTCGtgtaataattttatcaaacataaagtataaatatgatttaaactTATTAGATAAAATTTGCTTTGTAGAGTGATGATTTTGAACTTTACTTTGCATTATGAGATCGCAAGTTCTAAACTATCTATTTTCTTATAAGTTGATTCAGATGAATTCGTAATGAAATATCTTAGCTGTAATATCTTGT
This genomic window contains:
- the LOC101251569 gene encoding nodulin-related protein 1, producing MDPTRAKSTSGSGHSSTHKPNSHPKPSKSELMSSAKLVADAAKAKLHHDPKQFEKSELAGAAADLLNAASQYGKLEETGIGKFVGKAETYLHKYETSHHSTTTATAAATAHTQSSGHTSGGKHEKSGSGYGEYIKMAEGLLKKDSDGSQSSESGKKGDYLKMAGDFLKKH
- the LOC101267986 gene encoding uncharacterized protein, with product MNSRDRGIPAQRTQMSKETKRTVSWLERQFTTKASRDYDSSNSVDYPTAVAVAAFVVKSIEDKSNKDQTKTNIGADKPLSNIKSKANDIIERPEKSTAVKAAKSSSKVADKNVVIRTATLNQEPLNSTRSLKQSATFEDNRKNSTFKNIDIASAKTPIRLSMSQKEMTKGTTTTTNHVVVNSKANIWENEEMKKIKERYEKQHYVILDWETKKKKKSKRHLEQIEAKLDRRRAMTKQSFYNDIERIEKIAGGAKAKAEQNQEKEEHKVKERANKIRSTGKMPATCLCF